One genomic segment of Gossypium arboreum isolate Shixiya-1 chromosome 3, ASM2569848v2, whole genome shotgun sequence includes these proteins:
- the LOC128290508 gene encoding endo-1,4-beta-xylanase 5-like, with protein MKWYSTEVSPGHEDYTSADALLSFAKQHNIAVRGHNVLWDDPKYQPGWLYSLSPAELSSAVHKRIVSVMSRYRGQLIAWDVVNENLHFSFFESKLGDQATPNFYRLAHAVDWSVPLFLNEYNTIEDSRDGAATPAKYLQKLRQIQGLTRNAKMGIGLESHFGTPNLAYMRASLDTLGATGLPIWLTELDVLSGPNQAKYLEQILMEAYSHPKVDGIVIWAAWKPQGCYRMCLTDNNFNNLATGNVVDNLLRQWQSRAVSGLTDTRGFFEATLFHGDYEINITHPSSSAHSFVVFSTNASLQSPLTFQVSV; from the exons ATGAAATGGTACAGCACCGAAGTTTCCCCCGGTCATGAGGACTACACATCAGCCGATGCCTTACTTAGCTTTGCCAAACAACATAACATTGCCGTTCGAGGCCATAATGTACTATGGGATGACCCCAAGTACCAACCCGGATGGCTTTACTCACTCTCGCCAGCTGAGCTTTCGAGTGCGGTCCATAAAAGGATCGTTTCCGTTATGTCGAGATACAGAGGGCAGCTTATTGCGTGGGATGTTGTCAATGAGAATCTGCATTTTTCGTTCTTTGAAAGTAAGTTAGGGGATCAAGCTACTCCAAACTTTTATAGGTTGGCTCATGCGGTAGATTGGTCAGTGCCTTTGTTTTTGAACGAGTATAATACTATAGAGGATAGTAGAGATGGGGCAGCTACACCAGCTAAGTACCTGCAAAAATTGAGACAGATTCAAGGTTTAACGAGGAATGCAAAGATGGGAATTGGACTTGAGTCCCATTTTGGTACTCCAAATCTTGCTTATATGAGAGCTTCTCTTGATACACTTGGTGCTACTGGGTTGCCCATTTGGCTTACTGAACTTGATGTTCTAAGCGGTCCTAATCAG GCCAAATACTTGGAACAAATTCTAATGGAAGCATATTCTCACCCTAAAGTAGATGGGATTGTAATATGGGCAGCATGGAAACCGCAAGGGTGTTACCGGATGTGTTTGACCGACAACAATTTTAACAACTTAGCGACCGGAAATGTTGTTGACAACCTGTTGCGACAATGGCAGTCGAGGGCCGTGTCGGGTTTGACTGACACCCGAGGTTTCTTTGAAGCTACCCTTTTTCATGGTGACTATGAAATCAACATCACACATCCTTCTTCTTCGGCTCACAGCTTTGTGGTCTTTTCAACAAATGCATCCTTGCAATCGCCACTTACGTTTCAAGTTTCTGTATGA
- the LOC108484431 gene encoding endo-1,4-beta-xylanase 5-like isoform X2: MKIAEASVLLVTCIVLFSGHGVCSFSYDYSATMECLATPKRAQYGGGMIGFNQRTNGSTLSSELGVSNDGLHNTILSLRTIKLEKGNLYTFSAWVQISNGSESETVAVAFKASNVELVHGGETMAKQGCWSLLKGGIVAEFTGVVEILLMSKAMEIRVDNVSLRPFTAKEWRSHQDKSIDKVRKKKVSFKVTYANGTAADGALILILQTKSGFPFGCGMNHYIVTDEAYRQWFASRFKVTSFTNEMKWYSTEKTRGVENYTVADAMVNFAEQNGISIRGHNVFWDNSVMQPKWVKDLPPAELMKAATRRLNSVVSRYAGRLIGWDVMNENLHFRFFEDKLGENASSMFYSMAYHLDPSTTLFMNEYNTIENSKDHTATACKYKEELEKIHSFPGNAGLKAAIGLEGHFRDPKPNIAYMRSALDILGTMGLPIWLTEVDVGGGPDQAHNLEDILREGYSHPAVEGIIIFGGPIAAGFKCLTLANYDFEPTPVGEVVDKLINEWKSGRRQVRTDSRGMSEILLFHGDYRVEVSHPLLNSSMSINFKVTKETENITVLLQFDA; encoded by the exons ATGAAGATTGCAGAGGCCAGCGTTTTACTTGTGACATGCATTGTCCTGTTTTCAG GACATGGCGTCTGTTCTTTCTCCTATGACTATTCTGCAACAATGGAG TGCTTGGCAACGCCCAAGAGAGCTCAATATGGTGGAGGGATGATTGGGTTCAATCAAAGAACAAATGGATCCACATTGTCGAGTGAATTAGGAGTTTCAAATGATGGGTTACACAATACAATACTCTCGTTGAGGACTATAAAGCTCGAGAAAGGAAATTTATATACATTTTcag CTTGGGTTCAAATCAGCAATGGGAGTGAAAGTGAGACTGTAGCTGTTGCATTCAAGGCTTCTAATGTTGAATTGGTACATGGAGGTGAAACTATGGCTAAACAAGGGTGTTGGTCACTGTTAAAAGGTGGCATAGTTGCTGAATTTACAGGCGTTGTAGAGATTCTTTTGATG AGCAAAGCAATGGAGATTCGAGTCGATAATGTTTCGTTGCGGCCGTTCACAGCAAAGGAATGGAGATCCCACCAAGACAAAAGTATTGACAAG GTTCGTAAGAAGAAGGTGAGTTTCAAGGTAACATATGCCAATGGAACTGCGGCTGATGGTGCTTTGATCTTGATACTTCAAACCAAGTCCGGTTTCCCATTCGGATGCGGAATGAACCATTATATCGTCACGGATGAAGCTTATCGGCAATGGTTCGCCTCGAGATTTAAGGTTACCAGTTTCACCAACGAGATGAAATGGTACAGCACTGAAAAAACACGAGGCGTAGAGAACTATACCGTTGCGGATGCAATGGTGAATTTTGCCGAACAAaacgggatttccattagaggtCATAATGTTTTCTGGGACAATAGTGTAATGCAGCCTAAATGGGTTAAAGACCTTCCACCGGCCGAGCTAATGAAAGCTGCAACTCGAAGGTTGAACTCGGTGGTTTCGAGATATGCAGGACGGTTAATCGGGTGGGATGTAATGAATGAGAATCTACATTTCAGATTCTTCGAGGACAAACTCGGGGAAAACGCATCTTCAATGTTCTACTCGATGGCTTATCATCTCGATCCAAGTACGACTCTTTTTATGAACGAGTACAATACGATCGAAAACAGCAAGGATCATACAGCAACTGCTTGTAAATACAAGGAggaacttgagaagatccatTCATTTCCTGGCAATGCTGGCTTGAAGGCAGCAATAGGATTAGAAGGCCATTTTCGTGATCCGAAACCGAACATAGCTTACATGAGATCAGCTTTGGACATTCTAGGAACAATGGGGTTACCTATATGGCTTACGGAAGTCGATGTCGGTGGAGGACCAGATCAG GCACACAACTTGGAAGATATACTAAGGGAGGGCTATTCTCATCCTGCAGTCGAAGGGATTATCATTTTCGGTGGTCCGATAGCCGCCGGATTCAAGTGTTTGACGCTGGCAAATTATGATTTCGAACCTACGCCTGTCGGAGAAGTTGTAGACAAGTTGATTAATGAGTGGAAATCTGGGAGGAGACAAGTTAGAACAGATAGTAGAGGAATGTCTgaaattttactctttcatggtGATTATAGGGTAGAAGTGAGCCATCCTTTGCTTAACAGTTCAATGAGTATCAACTTTAAGGTAACGAAAGAGACAGAAAACATTACTGTATTGCTTCAATTTGATGCTTGA
- the LOC108484431 gene encoding endo-1,4-beta-xylanase 5-like isoform X1, with protein MKIAEASVLLVTCIVLFSGHGVCSFSYDYSATMECLATPKRAQYGGGMIGFNQRTNGSTLSSELGVSNDGLHNTILSLRTIKLEKGNLYTFSAWVQISNGSESETVAVAFKASNVELVHGGETMAKQGCWSLLKGGIVAEFTGVVEILLMVVVSVYSSKAMEIRVDNVSLRPFTAKEWRSHQDKSIDKVRKKKVSFKVTYANGTAADGALILILQTKSGFPFGCGMNHYIVTDEAYRQWFASRFKVTSFTNEMKWYSTEKTRGVENYTVADAMVNFAEQNGISIRGHNVFWDNSVMQPKWVKDLPPAELMKAATRRLNSVVSRYAGRLIGWDVMNENLHFRFFEDKLGENASSMFYSMAYHLDPSTTLFMNEYNTIENSKDHTATACKYKEELEKIHSFPGNAGLKAAIGLEGHFRDPKPNIAYMRSALDILGTMGLPIWLTEVDVGGGPDQAHNLEDILREGYSHPAVEGIIIFGGPIAAGFKCLTLANYDFEPTPVGEVVDKLINEWKSGRRQVRTDSRGMSEILLFHGDYRVEVSHPLLNSSMSINFKVTKETENITVLLQFDA; from the exons ATGAAGATTGCAGAGGCCAGCGTTTTACTTGTGACATGCATTGTCCTGTTTTCAG GACATGGCGTCTGTTCTTTCTCCTATGACTATTCTGCAACAATGGAG TGCTTGGCAACGCCCAAGAGAGCTCAATATGGTGGAGGGATGATTGGGTTCAATCAAAGAACAAATGGATCCACATTGTCGAGTGAATTAGGAGTTTCAAATGATGGGTTACACAATACAATACTCTCGTTGAGGACTATAAAGCTCGAGAAAGGAAATTTATATACATTTTcag CTTGGGTTCAAATCAGCAATGGGAGTGAAAGTGAGACTGTAGCTGTTGCATTCAAGGCTTCTAATGTTGAATTGGTACATGGAGGTGAAACTATGGCTAAACAAGGGTGTTGGTCACTGTTAAAAGGTGGCATAGTTGCTGAATTTACAGGCGTTGTAGAGATTCTTTTGATGGTAGTTGTTTCGGTTTATTCG AGCAAAGCAATGGAGATTCGAGTCGATAATGTTTCGTTGCGGCCGTTCACAGCAAAGGAATGGAGATCCCACCAAGACAAAAGTATTGACAAG GTTCGTAAGAAGAAGGTGAGTTTCAAGGTAACATATGCCAATGGAACTGCGGCTGATGGTGCTTTGATCTTGATACTTCAAACCAAGTCCGGTTTCCCATTCGGATGCGGAATGAACCATTATATCGTCACGGATGAAGCTTATCGGCAATGGTTCGCCTCGAGATTTAAGGTTACCAGTTTCACCAACGAGATGAAATGGTACAGCACTGAAAAAACACGAGGCGTAGAGAACTATACCGTTGCGGATGCAATGGTGAATTTTGCCGAACAAaacgggatttccattagaggtCATAATGTTTTCTGGGACAATAGTGTAATGCAGCCTAAATGGGTTAAAGACCTTCCACCGGCCGAGCTAATGAAAGCTGCAACTCGAAGGTTGAACTCGGTGGTTTCGAGATATGCAGGACGGTTAATCGGGTGGGATGTAATGAATGAGAATCTACATTTCAGATTCTTCGAGGACAAACTCGGGGAAAACGCATCTTCAATGTTCTACTCGATGGCTTATCATCTCGATCCAAGTACGACTCTTTTTATGAACGAGTACAATACGATCGAAAACAGCAAGGATCATACAGCAACTGCTTGTAAATACAAGGAggaacttgagaagatccatTCATTTCCTGGCAATGCTGGCTTGAAGGCAGCAATAGGATTAGAAGGCCATTTTCGTGATCCGAAACCGAACATAGCTTACATGAGATCAGCTTTGGACATTCTAGGAACAATGGGGTTACCTATATGGCTTACGGAAGTCGATGTCGGTGGAGGACCAGATCAG GCACACAACTTGGAAGATATACTAAGGGAGGGCTATTCTCATCCTGCAGTCGAAGGGATTATCATTTTCGGTGGTCCGATAGCCGCCGGATTCAAGTGTTTGACGCTGGCAAATTATGATTTCGAACCTACGCCTGTCGGAGAAGTTGTAGACAAGTTGATTAATGAGTGGAAATCTGGGAGGAGACAAGTTAGAACAGATAGTAGAGGAATGTCTgaaattttactctttcatggtGATTATAGGGTAGAAGTGAGCCATCCTTTGCTTAACAGTTCAATGAGTATCAACTTTAAGGTAACGAAAGAGACAGAAAACATTACTGTATTGCTTCAATTTGATGCTTGA
- the LOC108484323 gene encoding ADP-ribosylation factor-like protein 8a: MGLWEAFLNWLRSLFFKQEMELSLIGLQNAGKTSLVNVIATGGYSEDMIPTVGFNMRKVTKGNVTIKLWDLGGQPRFRSMWERYCRAVSAIVYVVDAADNDNLSVSRRELHDLLSKPSLSGIPLLVLGNKIDKSEALSKENLTEQMGLKSITDREVCCYMISCKNSTNIDTVIDWLVKHSKSKN; the protein is encoded by the exons ATGGGATTATGGGAAGCTTTTCTCAATTGGCTTCGAAG TCTCTTCTTCAAGCAAGAAATGGAGCTATCGTTAATAGGCCTCCAGAATGCTGGAAAAACGTCCCTAGTTAATGTCATTGCA ACCGGTGGATATAGTGAAGATATGATACCAACG GTAGGATTTAATATGAGGAAGGTAACAAAAGGAAATGTCACTATAAAGTTATGGGATCTTGGGGGTCAACCAAGGTTTCGAAGTATGTGGGAGAGATACTGCCGCGCTGTTTCAGCTATTGT ATATGTCGTGGACGCTGCTGATAATGATAACTTATCTGTCTCGAGAAGAGAACTCCATGACCTGTTAAGTAAACCCTCATTAAGTGGTATTCCCCTACTGGTTCTCGGAAACAAGATTGACAAATCCGAAGCCTTGTCTAAGGAGAATTTGACAGAGCAAAT GGGGCTGAAATCCATTACAGATAGAGAGGTTTGTTGCTATATGATCTCATGCAAGAACTCTACCAACATCGATACAGTGATCGATTGGCTGGTGAAGCATTCAAAATCAAAGAATTGA
- the LOC108486560 gene encoding LIM domain-containing protein WLIM1-like — translation MATFAGTQQKCMACDKTVYLVDKLTADNRVFHKACFRCHHCKGTLKLSNYNSFEGVLYCRPHYDQLFKRTGSLDKSFEGTPKIAKPEKHIENENAQKVVNLFGGTKEKCVGCNKTVYPIEKVAVDGTSYHRSCFKCSHGGCTISPSNYIAHEGKLYCKHHHVQLFKEKGNYSQLEGDRQEEPITEKLTSMEIAAES, via the exons atggcAACATTTGCAGGGACTCAACAAAAATGCATGGCCTGTGACAAGACTGTTTACTTGGTTGATAAGCTCACTGCTGATAATAGGGTCTTTCACAAAGCCTGTTTCAGATGCCACCATTGTAAGGGTACTCTCAAG CTTAGCAATTACAATTCTTTTGAAGGGGTGCTTTATTGCAGGCCTCACTATGATCAGCTCTTCAAAAGAACTGGCAGTCTAGACAAGAGTTTTGAAG GAACACCAAAGATTGCCAAACCTGAAAAACACATAGAAAATGAG AATGCACAGAAAGTGGTGAATTTATTCGGTGGAACCAAAGAAAAATGTGTGGGATGCAATAAGACTGTCTATCCAATTGAAAAG GTTGCTGTTGATGGGACATCATACCACAGAAGCTGCTTCAAATGCAGCCATGGAGGTTGCACTATTAGTCCATCAAATTACATTGCACATGAAGGCAAACTTTATTGTAAGCATCACCATGTTCAACTCTTTAAGGAAAAAGGAAACTATAGTCAACTTGAAGGTGACCGACAAGAAGAACCCATCACTGAGAAACTTACATCCATGGAAATTGCTGCTGAGTCATAG
- the LOC108486559 gene encoding telomere repeat-binding factor 1, which produces MGAPKQKWTPEEEAALKAGVIKHGAGKWRTILKDPEFSGVLYLRSNVDLKDKWRNMSVMANGWGSRDKARLAVKRTSSFPKQEESAVDLAVAPSDEEIVDVKSVPVSSATLQIPSSTKRSIVRLDNLIMEAITTLKEPGGSNKTNIAAYIEEQYWAPPDFKRLLSAKLKYLTACGRLIKVKRRYRIAPALSFSDRRRNHPMLFSEGRERVSPRFDRDDLKIITKSQIDLELARMRKMTPQEAAAAAARAVAEAEAAIAEAEEAAREAEVAEADAEAAQAFAEAAMKTLKGRNNQKVMVRA; this is translated from the exons ATGGGTGCTCCTAAGCAGAAATGGACACCTGAAGAAGAGGCAGCGCTAAAAGCTGGAGTCATCAAACATGGTGCTGGAAAATGGCGAACGATACTGAAAGACCCTGAATTTAGTGGCGTCTTGTATCTGCGTTCCAATGTAGATCTTAAG GATAAATGGAGAAATATGAGTGTGATGGCCAATGGATGGGGTTCTCGAGACAAAGCTAGGCTAGCTGTGAAAAGGACATCTAGCTTTCCTAAACAGGAGGAGAGTGCGGTGGACCTCGCTGTAGCTCCAAGTGATGAGGAAATCGTGGATGTTAAGTCCGTCCCAGTTTCCAGTGCTACATTACAGATTCCATCTTCTACAAAGAGATCCATCGTCAG GTTAGATAACCTCATTATGGAAGCAATTACAACCTTGAAGGAGCCTGGTGGTTCAAACAAGACAAATATTGCTGCATATATAGAG GAGCAATACTGGGCACCTCCTGACTTTAAGAGGCTCTTGTCAGCGAAGTTAAAGTATTTAACAGCTTGTGGTAGACTGATAAAG GTGAAACGCAGGTATAGGATTGCACCTGCTCTGTCATTTTCAGACAGGAGGAGGAATCATCCCATGCTATTTTCAGAGGGAAGGGAAAGGGTTTCTCCTCGATTTGATAGGGATGATTTGAAAATCATCACAAAATCTCAGATTGATTTAGAGTTAGCTAGGATGAGGAAGATGACACCACAAGAGGCTGCTGCAGCCGCTGCTCGAGCAGTTGCAGAAGCAGAAGCTGCAATAGCAGAAGCTGAAGAAGCAGCAAGAGAGGCAGAGGTTGCTGAAGCTGATGCAGAGGCAGCGCAAGCTTTTGCAGAAGCAGCAATGAAAACTCTAAAAGGAAGAAACAATCAGAAAGTG ATGGTTCGAGCTTGA
- the LOC108484636 gene encoding cysteine-rich and transmembrane domain-containing protein WIH2-like, with protein MSYYNQQQPPVGVPPTQGYPPEGYPKDAYPPPGYPPQGYPQGYPPQGYPPPYAPQYPAQPPPQQQQSTGFLEGCLAALCCCCLLDACF; from the exons ATGAGTTATTACAATCAACAACAGCCTCCAGTTGGTGTTCCTCCTACTCAAG GTTATCCACCGGAAGGATATCCGAAGGATGCTTATCCACCACCGGGATATCCTCCACAAGGATATCCTCAAGGTTATCCTCCTCAAGGATATCCTCCTCCTTACGCCCCTCAATATCCTGCTCAGCCTCCTCCCCAGCAACAGCAAAGTACTGGTTTCTTAGAAGGCTG TTTGGCTGCTCTGTGCTGTTGTTGCCTGCTGGATGCTTGCTTTTGA